The genomic window GTGCGCGGGCGGCTGGGTTCGATGCAGCAATTGGCGATCGTGCTCGGCATCTTCGTGGCCTTGCTCAGCGATGCATGGCTGGCGAGTACCGCAGGCGGTGCGGCGAAGATGCTCTGGCTGGGACTGGAAGCGTGGCGCTGGATGTTCCTGGTTGCGAGCGTGCCGGCGCTGATTTACGGCGTGCTGGTGCTTGGTGTGCCGGAGTCGCCGCGCTATCTCGTCGCGCGTGGCCGCTTGCCCGAGGCGCGCGCCGTGCTGGCGAAGGTGCTGGATATGCACAACGACAGTGCACTGGATGCCAAGGTCAACGACATCGCGCACAGCCTGCGCATGGAATATCGCCCCAGTCTGCGTGATTTGCGTGGTCCGCGCGGTGGTCTTCTGCCCATCGTGTGGACGGGCATTCTGTTGTCGGTGTTCCAGCAGTTCGTCGGCATCAACGTGATCTTCTATTACTCGTCGACGCTGTGGCATTCGGTGGGTTTCAGCGAGACCGATTCATTCTCGATCACCGTAGCCACCTCCGTTCTCAACGTGCTGGTGACGCTGGTTGCCATCGCACTGGTCGATAAGATCGGGCGCAAGCCTCTGCTGCTGATCGGCTCGGCCGGCATGACGGTGACGTTGGGGTTGATGGCGCTGTGCTTCTCGCAGGCTAGCGGGAGTGGCGCGAATCTGAGTCTGCCAGCGCCCTGGGGCATCATCGCGCTGATTGCCGCCAACGCTTATGTGGTGTGCTTCGGCCTGAGCTGGGGACCGATGGTGTGGGTGCTGCTAGGCGAGATGTTTCCCAACAGCATTCGCGCGATTGCTTTGGCCGTGGCGGCTGCGGCGCAGTGGATTGCCAACTTCGCCATCACCAGCACCTTCCCGTGGCTGGCCGAGGTCGGCCTTAGCTTTGCGTACGGGTTATACGCATTGTTCGCCTTGCTCTCCCTGGTGTTTGTGATGCGCGCTGTACGTGAGACGCGCGGCATCGAATTGGAAGATATGAAGGCTTGAAGTGCCATGGCTTCACGCGCTGATGTCTGCGCGTGAGTGGGGCATGAAACGGGGACAGGTGCCCCCGTTTCATACCTGCATGTATTAACACGGCTGCGTGCTTGCATTAACACGGCTTTGAGCAATCGCCATATCCGCGGCAGGCAAGCTGTTTCCGCGTTTTTTCCAATCCTGACTTTGTTTTTGTTCACGTCGGCATCACTCGTGCGAGCGCACATGTGCGCACTGCATGCGTACGCGTACGTATGTACAGGGGGACTTACTCGTCTCTCACATATCTGCGGAGGGTGATATGCGACACACAGTAGCCTTGCTCACCTTGCTGGCATCCGCCATCACGACCACGGCGGCAGCACAGAGTCTTCCTGGTACATCTACATCCATTCCCACGCCGGATGGTTATCAGCTCCAGGCTTATGTCGCCGTGCCCACGGGGCAGGGCAGTGGTCCGTTTCCGCTGGTGGTCATGCCATCCAGTTGGGGCGAGGGTGATTCTGAATACGTTGGCGAAGCCAACGTGCTGGCCAATGATGGTTATGTGGTGATCAGCTACAGCTCACGCGGCTTCGGCACGTTGTGCAGCTTGAATCCGCAATGCGGCTATATCGATATCGCCGGGCCGTTGACCGTGGGCGACGTGAGTACGGTGATCACCTGGGCGCTGAACAACACACCATCCAATCCCAACGAGATCGGTGTTTCCGGCATTTCCTATGGTGCGGGTACCAGCCTGCTGGCCGCGGAGAACGATTCGCGCATCAAGGCGGTGGCGTCGATGAGCACTTGGGCGGATCTGTTGGCCTCGCTCGATGCCAATCAGACGCCAAGCCAGCAGGGGATTGGCTTGTTGTCGTTCGCCAGCTATCTGGGCAAGCCGGGCACGCTGATGACACAGGTCAACGAAGACGTGCTTGCGGACAATTTCTCAGGCGCGGTGCAAGCCGTCGATAACGATCCGAACACGCCAGGGCGCTCGCCGATTACCCACGTTGCCAACATCAATGCGAACGGACCGGCTGTTTTCGTGGCCAACGCCTTCGAAGACAGCCTGTTTGTACCCAGCCAACTGATCAACTTCTACAACCAGCTTACCGTGCCGAAAATGATGATGTTCTCCCACGGTGATCACACCACGGCAGAGCTGAGTGGCGCGGCCGGCCTTCCCAACGAGATCTATACCGCGGTCAATGAATGGTTCGACCATTATCTGAAGGGCATCAACAACGGCATCAACACGCAACAGCCGGTGCAGCTGAAATCGCAGACGGGCGTATGGAGCACGTTCGCAAACTGGAGCGCGGTGCAGCAGGGCGCGGTGACGTACAACCTCACCAAGCCGGTGTCTTGTGGTCTGCTGTACCAATGCACGGGAAATCTTTCCACGGGTTCGGGCGGTAATTGGCAATACGGTATTACCGGAGGTTATCTGACCGCTGCAACCACCGGCGTCGCATTC from Dyella caseinilytica includes these protein-coding regions:
- a CDS encoding CocE/NonD family hydrolase, giving the protein MRHTVALLTLLASAITTTAAAQSLPGTSTSIPTPDGYQLQAYVAVPTGQGSGPFPLVVMPSSWGEGDSEYVGEANVLANDGYVVISYSSRGFGTLCSLNPQCGYIDIAGPLTVGDVSTVITWALNNTPSNPNEIGVSGISYGAGTSLLAAENDSRIKAVASMSTWADLLASLDANQTPSQQGIGLLSFASYLGKPGTLMTQVNEDVLADNFSGAVQAVDNDPNTPGRSPITHVANINANGPAVFVANAFEDSLFVPSQLINFYNQLTVPKMMMFSHGDHTTAELSGAAGLPNEIYTAVNEWFDHYLKGINNGINTQQPVQLKSQTGVWSTFANWSAVQQGAVTYNLTKPVSCGLLYQCTGNLSTGSGGNWQYGITGGYLTAATTGVAFVSGALTGYLDLPPAVALSLVNRWNAGVWVGPAVAQTQNLTGMPALQLTVTPTTNQVTLIAYLYDLNSSGIGQLMTWKPYTITNAAVGVPQTISINLEATNWQVNQGDQLALVIGTDDLRYAGVTPLNSDVTFSGSTAVPSTLTVSFH
- a CDS encoding sugar porter family MFS transporter yields the protein MNLNTSTNTNDAQGEDGHTTARVVLIAAAAAIGGFLFGFDTAVINGAVDAVRHGFGLGVGEIGFAVSCALLGSALGAWYAGTLADRMGRVRTMQIAALFLVMSAIGSGLVHGVWDLVLWRVIGGIGVGMASVIAPAYIAEISPANVRGRLGSMQQLAIVLGIFVALLSDAWLASTAGGAAKMLWLGLEAWRWMFLVASVPALIYGVLVLGVPESPRYLVARGRLPEARAVLAKVLDMHNDSALDAKVNDIAHSLRMEYRPSLRDLRGPRGGLLPIVWTGILLSVFQQFVGINVIFYYSSTLWHSVGFSETDSFSITVATSVLNVLVTLVAIALVDKIGRKPLLLIGSAGMTVTLGLMALCFSQASGSGANLSLPAPWGIIALIAANAYVVCFGLSWGPMVWVLLGEMFPNSIRAIALAVAAAAQWIANFAITSTFPWLAEVGLSFAYGLYALFALLSLVFVMRAVRETRGIELEDMKA